The DNA segment cacactaaattttttctattaaacttttttatgaaatccgttaaaatttatcttaaaaaatattctatcgAAATAtgtaataacataattttttttaaaagttgtaaaagatcacgaattttattaaatttataaaaaaattcaataattttaattaaatttcataaaacttatttatattattttaaaatatcaattgaataattaaagatttttaatttttttttaccatcgtAATTTAATACGCCCCTAAAATGACAATGGGAAATTTGTCGTTTTTCTCTTTGGTCATATTAAAATCCCATTAGCTCCGAAAAATGGAATAGAGACTTGAATCCGAAAGAGAAAGACAATTACAAACGGGCCCACTGGGCCAGTGCCAATACGTACCCCCGACATTTTCGAAGTTCTATTTGTTTCTTTTCCCGCCAGAATTTTGATCTTTCGAGGCCACCGGACAGTGTGGGTCGGCAATGACCCACATTTTAAGGGCAATTTTTCGGATGGGTTTGAGGACAATTTAatctattaataattaatcGTATATAACTGTATACTACTTCTGTCTCTAAACATAATAtctatataactatttttttataatgaaaaaattattaatttaattaataatattaaattttgttaataatttttattatttttaaaattattcttaaaattattaaaacttaTTATCTCTCTTTCACTTAATTTACCTTATACTTAATGAATTAATGTGTGTTAGTCATATTCTTCCATactcataaaagaaaaaatagatttctttataaaaatgcATTAACTTTTTCGTTtaggtattttaaaaaaacattttatggaattaagagaaaattaattttaataactttatCCTTTTTACATTTCTaagtaaatcaataaaaaattaataaagtaaaatgataGTATAGccaaatagttttatattttcttaaaatttaaaacatttaataactTTGTTTATTAAGTTTTAACTATAATTGTTTTAAGAGAAAGGcgtatttatttattcatttaaatggCACTGCAtggtttattaattataaagtaaagataaaagataattgATGGGGTgatatatttggaaaaaaatgtgtaagttctttttttatttgaaggaattaaacataatattatataatttataagattcactctcacactttttcaatcaattaagTTAGATCTCTTTTATATTATGTGTAAGTTAATTCTATATTTACTTTAACTTAAAAGTATAAATGACGAGaagcaaaattttaaattaaccaacttaatagaatatttaataaaaaaatccaaataatttatgaattacTTAATCCATTTACACTGCTATGTAAATAGATGGAAAATTatcttgtttaattattataattcaacatgaataaataatgtatgtactaatattatataaagagtttttagataatattatttaattacaaatttttatatatgattaatttattgattttaataaaaaattccttaaaaataatattgattatattttttaagtcatgataatattaatataaaacatttgAGTAGAGTAGAATAGTAGATATATTTTTTCCATGGGCATGACTCAAGCCTGAGACGTAATTTAAAGAATTTGAACCCAAATTTTTACACTCACAGTgtacaaatattaaattaattaaaaaatagaaaatagaaaatagaataaTTGAAATTGGTGTGGGTTGaagattgaattgaaatttgaGAAGAGGGAAGGCGGGAGGGGCCACGTGGCTCTGTCACTCCTTTTTATTTCCGTCTCTCTTTGTCTTTTAAATCAAGATTCATTCAACCAGCCAGCCAGCCACTTTCCTTTTTTCTCATTTGTTCTCTTACTTTTGTCTCTCCAAAAACCATTCTCTTTCTCCGATCTCTCCGCCATTTCCTACGGTACGATCCACTGAATTCCATTTCCATCTTCATCTCCGTTATcgctttttatctttttctgctTTTAcgattctttcttcattttcaattatttctGTTTCTGGTGATTTGTTTTTGCCGATTCGCCCTAACTAACTCCTTCGCCTTCTGTTTCCTACGCTTTTATTATGCCTTGCTTGATTTTCTTTATGCTCAATTTTTTCAATTCACCTTTTCTGCGTTTCTGCTTCCATCGTAGCCTCCTTTGTTTCAACTTTGATAACCTTTTTTCGCGAAGTGCAAGTTGACTTAGTTTATTCCTGTTGAGGTTGACATTAGGTTTTCTTTATTCCTTTATAACTcactttctttaatttcttgtgGAATTCGAGTTTGGATCGTTTGTATAGCGTAGATCGTGGTTGTTCTTTGTAAATAAACATATTAACATGTATGAATTATGTGTAACAATATCAACAAGTTGTTTCTTGTGACTGCATGATGTAGGGCTTAAAATCTAGAGCGAGTGTGTCATTGTGTATGTTCAATGTATGATGCGCGTAGGTATGCTGTGTGCAAGTTGCAAACATTCAGATAggactaataattaatatgtaattCAGTAACTTCCACTTGCACTAATTATTTGTGTGTGCTCAATAATGGAATTAACCGTGGAAGGAAGAGAATTCAAAGTTTGTATGTTCATATATTTCTTCAAACACAGTGGTGTTAGTATGTAGCTGGGAAGGTTATTTGACTAAGTCTAAGAAATGCAATCTTGTTAGGAGGTGTGATTTTCTGTAACCTAGGACACCACCTGCTAATTTTGCTCTTGGAGAGTTGAGATTCAAAGTATGCCCTGCCAGATATTTTACTTTTGCTATGTATGTTGATTGAAGGATTTTGAAATTTCAGCAAAGAGTTGGTTATTACTTATTGCAAGTTGTAggatattgttttatatttaattcataTCTTgggaaaataaagagaaaaatggtGATAACTGGTCGCTTAGTGGTTTTGCAATCCAGATATATAATTCATGtgatttctatttcttttttaaattctataattggaaagaGTTGTTCCTTGCTGATTGCTGATGATTAGAGTGGAGTTTTCATACCTTTTAGGATTTCAGTTTCCTTCTAGTGCAGAGTTCTTATCATTGATTTTAACCTCAGAACCTCAGATGGAGGACTCTGAAAAATTTGATGCAGGTAGTGACCAAGGGAATGCATTGGTGACTCCATATTATACCCCATATCCGAAGCACTTGTTACCGAAATCTGGCCTTCAACCTGTCAATATAGAGTTTTCTCCTAGCTCAGGCGGTGATAACTCTGTGGCCTCTATGAAAGAGGGCCCTGgatcatcttcttcatcatcctcatcaTCCACAGACTCAGAGCAAGAAAGGAAAATAGTTGGGGAGGAAAAAACAGATAATGTATCATTGGAGAGTGAGAATAGAAGTTACAATGAGTTGCTTAAAGAATTCCTTAAAAATAAGGAAGAGCTGAAACTTTCCAACATCAAACTTAAGCTCTCAGAAGAAAAGATAGTCAAGTTGAATGTTCAAATTGAGAAAAGTGAGGGTGAGCTTAATAATGTGTTGGTAGAATTAAAAGTGAAAGAAGAAAATCTCGAGTATGAAAAAGGACAGGTACTGGAGTTGCAAAAAAAGACAGCTGATTTGGAGACACATGTTCCAGATTGCAGCCTCAAAATAGCAAAGTTAGTGGCACAGCTGGAGTTGGCTGAAGAACAGCTTAAGATATCAGATGATGAAATTGCAAGATTGAAAGAGGAACTTAATAGCAGGTCATCTGGTACTCATGAATTGCAAGGTCAGCTTGAAGTAGCACAGGAAATTGTGGCCGCATTAGAGAGCCAACTTGTCTCAGAGAGAAAGCAGATTCATGACCTAGAAGGCAGGGTTACATGGTACAAAGCTAATGAAACCAACACTGAACATGCGGTGCAAAAATTGAAGGCCAAAATGCTTGATGCCCAAGCACAGTTCTCATTGGAGAAAGATCTTTTGCATTCTGATATTGCTCGTTTGTCAGAAGAGAACAAACAGCTGGGCTCTAGACTTGAGGAATATGAGTCTAGAAGCAACAtaatagaaaacaaatcaaGGCAACTTGAAGCGGAAAAACTGAAACTAGAAGAGCTGCTTGCTACCCAACAAATGGATTTGCAAGGTGAAATCAGTTGTTTGAAGGAAGAACTTGATCAGAGAAGACATGATGTTGAAGCTGTGAATAAGGAATTTGACAGGCACAAGCAGAAGTGTGATGTGCTCATGACTGAAAAAGATGAGGCCAATGCTAAGATTCATAACCTTATGGCTGAGACAAGAGACCGAAACAATtacattgcaaatctggagagAGATATAATCCTGCTACGTGGACAAGAGGCAGAGCTGAGCACAGGATCTGCAGCTACACTGAGACTTGTAAAGGAGTTGAAACTAAAAGCCGATGGGCTCGAAAAAGAGGTGATTCTGAAGAATGCTATGATCTCAGACAGGGCTGAGGAGAAGAGGGAGGCAATCCGACAACTATGCTTTTCAATTGAGCACTATAGGAGTGGTTATAAAGAACTTCTTCAAGCATTTGCTGGGCACAAGTGTCATGCCGTTACAGCTGCCTAAAGTTGCATTCACCTGTGTCTCATCGTTTTATTGTGTTGTAGATCTTTGCGCATTAACAATTTTGCATGTCGTTTCCCTTATTCTTGTTGAGCATCTATACATTGCATAAAACTGTCTTCCTATCGAATTAGGTCAAACATTTACATTGGTAATTGACCTTGATGAAATCTCTACATTCAGTTCTCATAGTCTTGGTTTCTGCTGTTGGTTTGAAGGACACCATTCTATATTCATAGTCTAGACTTTCGGGgtgaaaataaattacatacaGGGTAATGTTCTGTGGTGTGAAAAGGGAATAAAgaagagagataaaaagaaaaagtatgtaaaaaatatagcaTGTGTTTGGAAGTGTGTTCACGACGTGTACACATTGGGAGGAAAACGCAGGAGGCTAGGAGAGCAGTCAATAGCcatataatgaataaaaattgtTGATTTTACGTATTTAGTAATTAGTATTGATCCCTGTTAGACTATTTGGCAAATATATCCTTATAGAGAGAGTGAACTAACTTCATTGTGAACGAATATATTTTGCAAATTATAGTTTTTTGCTTTGCATTACCTGTAAGTTATATCTGAAAGCAATTAATGTAACTTAATAATGTAGAAATATGATTTACCCATCTAGTGCACAGCTTCCCGGATTAGAGTTACATGGTTTGGGTAGATGACCACATCTTTGGGTGTAGGAATTGTGTTTGAGGATTATAAGTTATATCTTCGTAGAAAATGAAGGCGAATTGTTGTCCATAAAAGCCTCGATAGAAGGTTTGGGTAAACCTAAACAATTTTGTGTTGTGTATATATGACAGAAAACGGATCATTTGAAAGAATAATGTTAAGAGTTGCTGCTTTTGGAGGCATTTTTTATCCCTTAGTGTCCCTAAAGGGACACGCAGTTAAATTTACAGCAAGGCTTGTATGGCATAGAAATTGAGATGGGTATCAAGTATCAACATCAATGCAAACAAtgtgaagtttttattttttattttttatcaaaagcaTAAACAATTTTTGGAAATTAATAGATTAGTTTTGAAGTAAACCAAAAGCTGTAATAATATACACTACAACAACGATCTACTTTGGTAAGCTTATAAGCTTTGttgattaatttataaactattttaattaaaattgtttattacACGAGTTTATTTTCAAGTagcttatgaaaataaattagctTATaagttattgatttttttttctcaactttattctaactaatttatttgaaattatatttttttattattttattaaatttaaaaatcattttacctATTTTAATATTGCAATTCATTATGGAAGGAAAACTAGACACTAGACggcatatttattttcttagttaTCATGAAACTTGgaattccatttttttgtttaatgtgaaactatttattttaacaagttattaaattgtttatttttatttaaaatatttgaccactaaaaaaatgttaataaaaaatcaaaattagaaagaaaaaattatttttattttttattttagaatgatattatcaatgaaatatttaaatattgaaaattaatgttaaacgacataagtttatttaattctaccattttatttaaaaaaaggaaaaaattgatTCGAAACAATATTAGTTtactaaaaaattgattttaaacaatgcctaaaatgatcaaatatttatcattattttatgataaaaatttaaaaattattgtcctactatttaagataataaattattaaaaatatatttaaatattaaatatatcttttaatatCATTTGACATCGATTAATCTTagggtaaatagtcacttttgtcaCTTAATGTGTAATTTGCTAAAAAATACGTCTCtcaaagtgtaaaaagtgcgacaaatatattgACTATTAACTTACGTCCGTCACAATTAATAAAATAGCTTACGTGACACAAAGAACAAATtatgaaaatgcaaaatttagtcCCCAAAAGCATAAAAGTGAGACAAATATATCCAgacgttaataatagattgtgactaattattataattttgaaaattttataatgacTGCGACAAAGATTCAGGAGAGTTATATCACACCGATAAGTGTTTGTTTccgttatataatttttaagtttcattAACGGTTGAGAcatgcataaaatattattaatagaaGTGGATTTTTATTGCTTTGATGAATTCTTCTTACTTTTCTTTaactacaaaaaaattaatccttTGATAGTTAACTCTTGAATAAATGCTATTaacatagaaaaaaataattttttttactataaaacaataagaaaatcattgtttctgtttaatcaaacactatttatttatttattttataaatttctcgtaataaaatatgaatgccTATTAGTATATGCAATAACATCAAATTACaataaaagtttgttgatttttaattttattttaaatcatacacaattattttttattgactgaTCACTTAGAAAATCacaaccttaaaaaaaatcattccaaagAAGGTGAgtgttttttacaaattaaaagtgtcATTGCAATTACAATTTTCCCTAAAAATTATGTATGGACCTAATTTAACTATAATCTTTTATAATAAgcatttttttacttgaacctTTCATCAAACATGagagagtaaaaaaattatttatagtttataaaatgagtattcttttttcttctagaCCCAATTTAATTTAcgagtttgttaaaaaatttgtcacaatcattataattttttttcaaattataataattagtcataaTCTACTATTAACATTTAGATATATTTATTGCACTTTTTAAACTTTCAgaatctaaattttgtattttcatctttcagggacaTGGACGTATTTAACAATGGAGTGAAAAaacgaaaagtcaaaaaatattatatgacaaatatgctCCTTATTCTGATAATCAGAGATGATTACATTGATAAttatttcagtgacaaatttgtctATCTATGACacataagttattttattaacgatGACGGACAGAAGTTCATGAccggatatatttgttgcattttttacactttcggggactaaattttatattttcatttttcagaaaCGCATTTATTAGCGAATTACACATCTAGagacaaaaataactatttatcctTAATCTTATTAAGCACTTTCATGAAAATGAATATTGCCACGCCCTACAACACACAATGACCAAGCACCTAGACATAAACCAAGTCCACCGTCATCATGGCTCGCAACTTTGATTCAGAACTGCCCTTATTATATTTGAAGTCCATTCATAGAGAGTGTCGAAATCCTTTGCCTTTGCCTTACTCCACTGTCATGCACGCATCTTGACCAAATGAGGCCTTTTCCAAAACTAAAGTTGTACCTGATTTTAATAATTGATGAGGGTAAATTAAGTTTAAAGAAAAATGTGTTTATCCATGCTTTGAAGACATTGcgcttattttaattttcttctactCTCAAAATTCCTTTTCcaccaaaattttaatttatatgcagagcattgtcaattattatttGCCAAGTTGTATAATAACGTACGTGTACGtgtttttggttaaattgatgAGATTTGGTGTAATTCTTGTGATCAAATTCAATAATGTGTGCTTAACATGAACACACAGTTATAAAGCTAGTTAACTAGTTTTGGTCATATGTTTAAGTGGTTATAAGTATAGAATGAACACACACATTCAAAGAAAAGACACTCTCAATCTGAAGAGTAAAGTCTCCATCACTTAGCATAGGACTTTGTCAAGGTCCATTGTCAAGTGTCAACGCCGTGATAATCAAACTTCCGTAGCCATTGGTGAAGTCCTTTTACTTCTTCTGGCCACAAATAAATGAGTTAAacgtcaataataaaaatatagctTATGtctgatataataataattttaaattttcttttgtcattttaattttcatttaaaatttctaCATAtgataaaaagtataatttcgCAACACGTCCTTTATTTAGTTCATTTATTCTCCTcgtaattgttatttattttattaattcaaaataataattaataatagaatCTCTTTTTAAGAAGAGAATatgactaaaaatattaattctaaatatcttaaaattataaaataatatatttgtttttaaaaaagtggcgggtaaaaatagaaaatattaattttctcatttattaGATCTTCTTAAGCttctgaaatttgaaaaaatattgagtttttatttaatattttcaaagagTATGgtgtaaaaataaaagcacaaaaagagtaaatattggatattaaaattaaaataaatggccaggattaaatttttgaaaaataatattaaatattcatatataattgTATAGTTAAGATTCATTTTTCACACCTCCTGCGCTCTTATTGgatataagtatttttaaaattaaaaaaacagacaaatataatctaaatattttcaacaaaataGAAAGTTATTTATCCAAAACACTGTGACACTTAAGCATCGACCAATTCATTCTATTATTACTTCATGATCAGTTTAGATTGAGCTCGTATGTTCTTTAAAGAATTTGCTTATATTAAAGGGAAGAAAAGGAGTTATAGTCCTTGTTGAAATGTTCCACTTGAATAATTCAAACGTTTTGTTTTTCTATGATAAAAAAGGTTATTGTGTTATTTTCGTATGTTTTGTATCATACAACAAGGAGTTATGTGATGTCAAAGGCTTTAGGGAGATTTTAATTGGGAGAAACAACAGCAGCATAACGAGGGCCACATATCTCAGATGACAAATGGCGATTCACCCATCCATAGACTTTCTTCCTTCCCTTGTGTAAGTTGACCTATTCTCAAACTCATTTTTCTGGGTTGTTTCTCGTTGTTTTCACCCTCTTTCCATATTTATTACTACAATTTAAGATTTATCATTACTTCACGAGTTACGTTGTTGGCGGGCATCGTGGTGAGTGTAACAGCATGGTCAGTTTACTAGAAAAATAACTGCTTGCTGCTTCTAAAAATCATAGTAAGTTATAGTTAATATTAAACACACACTTCAtctatttatttcaatttcgCAATATTAAGCCGATCCAAGTGAGTTTCTCTCCTGTGTTTAACATAAGAGTGTTCatgaattattttcatatactaAATCATAGTATTGTGatgaataaaacaattaaattatgtctaaaattataattaatagttatttttttaaaattataaaaaatatgtaattttaaattattaattatcaatcATCTTAATctttaatgtttaaaatatattagtttCGTCcgtaaattaattgattatagtTATTTTGATACATTAGCATGGAAAGTGAGTTCTTAAAAAAAAGCATGGAGAATGagtgaatattttatttcacttggTACATtgggaataaaaaagaaaacaaacagggaatatattattaatagaatttataataaattaagaattaagaatatatatttttagtaataataaatttgaaaataggtatatatttattgtaattatgacaaaaaaatacactcattaattctttatataacgattttttaataaattaaatgcttcttttttatatcttatttaTAAAGATAAGATTACAcatgatatatttatataaacgaGAAATAAAAACAGacactgttttttttataaataattaaaagtaaacaTTACCATAAacatcaaaaacatatttctcTCAAGTTTTTTAATCCTCCAATTTGATTTAACCcgtaattagaatttttaaatcCTCGATAAAATCCTAAATTATTCCCATAAGTTTCAATGTTAactatgaaattaattattaatttattgtttaatcATATATGAAGTTTTTAATCCTTTTCcaataatattttctattaaactCATATTATCTTTCACAAATTTAACTGTGTATTATCAATCAACCTACAGATTAAGTTTCATCATCCGATCTAACCTTCActgccaaaataataaaaaaaattaaaatttgaatgtgAAAAATGGAACATTAAAGAATGTGGGTATAGTGTCAAGAAGATGGGACCCATAAATTGTGGCGCGGACTTTTGTTGCATTCCAACGTGTAAACCAGGTTGTCGGGTCCCTTCCAGTTCATCACCACACAGAACACAAGACCAAAATTTCAAAgccagagaaaagaaaaagtgaagtGATTGTGTTTTGGGTTTTGGTCAGGGTTGACCGCTATACACACCTTCCCTTCTAGACACGAAATGGAAGACTCTTGTT comes from the Glycine soja cultivar W05 chromosome 6, ASM419377v2, whole genome shotgun sequence genome and includes:
- the LOC114415671 gene encoding protein NETWORKED 4B-like encodes the protein MEDSEKFDAGSDQGNALVTPYYTPYPKHLLPKSGLQPVNIEFSPSSGGDNSVASMKEGPGSSSSSSSSSTDSEQERKIVGEEKTDNVSLESENRSYNELLKEFLKNKEELKLSNIKLKLSEEKIVKLNVQIEKSEGELNNVLVELKVKEENLEYEKGQVLELQKKTADLETHVPDCSLKIAKLVAQLELAEEQLKISDDEIARLKEELNSRSSGTHELQGQLEVAQEIVAALESQLVSERKQIHDLEGRVTWYKANETNTEHAVQKLKAKMLDAQAQFSLEKDLLHSDIARLSEENKQLGSRLEEYESRSNIIENKSRQLEAEKLKLEELLATQQMDLQGEISCLKEELDQRRHDVEAVNKEFDRHKQKCDVLMTEKDEANAKIHNLMAETRDRNNYIANLERDIILLRGQEAELSTGSAATLRLVKELKLKADGLEKEVILKNAMISDRAEEKREAIRQLCFSIEHYRSGYKELLQAFAGHKCHAVTAA